The Mycobacteriales bacterium genome has a window encoding:
- a CDS encoding DUF1702 family protein, whose amino-acid sequence MATGPGTGLRRRAAATLVRRPPAGPPRSGPDAVSQAVTRGVEWAVDGAGPEEDERRLATVEPELRGFAYEGAAMAYTILDVLPGGGRDRTRRLLDGPGRPHLVPVHLGIGAALARLPHRLWRRILPDLADPDHCPLSWLAVDGYGFELAYAHLRRCLVEQRVPAAYPWPGAQAYVPRVVDQGIGRALWFVHAGVAEQAGAAVLRFRPDRQPDLWRGIGFAATYAGGTRPAGLALLAGPHRAELGTGAVLAAKARTDAGVVPAHTEQAARALAGLPVAAAAALADEATRMGDEPGPAYERWREHVRANLPAALRPTA is encoded by the coding sequence ATGGCGACCGGCCCGGGCACCGGACTCCGCCGGCGGGCCGCCGCCACCCTCGTCCGCCGGCCGCCGGCCGGACCCCCGCGGTCCGGGCCGGACGCGGTCTCTCAGGCCGTGACCCGCGGCGTCGAGTGGGCGGTCGACGGCGCCGGCCCGGAGGAGGACGAGCGGCGGCTGGCGACGGTCGAGCCCGAGCTGCGCGGGTTCGCGTACGAGGGCGCGGCGATGGCGTACACGATCCTGGACGTGCTGCCGGGCGGAGGTCGCGACCGGACCCGGCGGCTGCTCGACGGGCCGGGCCGTCCCCACCTGGTGCCCGTCCACCTCGGCATCGGCGCCGCGCTGGCCCGGCTGCCGCACCGGCTGTGGCGCCGGATCCTGCCCGACCTGGCCGACCCCGACCACTGCCCGCTGAGCTGGCTCGCGGTCGACGGCTACGGCTTCGAGCTCGCGTACGCCCACCTCCGCCGGTGCCTCGTCGAGCAGCGGGTGCCGGCCGCGTACCCATGGCCGGGCGCGCAGGCGTACGTGCCGCGGGTGGTGGACCAGGGGATCGGGCGGGCGCTCTGGTTCGTCCACGCCGGGGTCGCCGAGCAGGCCGGCGCGGCCGTGCTCCGGTTCCGGCCGGACCGGCAGCCGGACCTGTGGCGCGGCATCGGCTTCGCGGCCACGTACGCCGGGGGGACGCGGCCGGCCGGGCTGGCGCTGCTGGCCGGGCCGCACCGGGCCGAGCTCGGCACCGGGGCCGTGCTCGCGGCGAAGGCCCGGACGGACGCCGGCGTCGTACCGGCCCACACCGAGCAGGCCGCGCGGGCGCTCGCCGGGCTCCCGGTCGCGGCGGCCGCGGCCCTCGCCGACGAGGCGACCCGGATGGGCGACGAGCCGGGACCGGCGTACGAGCGGTGGCGCGAGCACGTCCGGGCGAACCTGCCGGCCGCGCTGCGTCCGACCGCCTGA